GCTATTGGGCTCCGTCAGGAGCACCGTTTTGATAATGGAAAATACCGGCGTGATGCCGCTGCCTGCCGCAAAGGCTACGTAGTGCTTGGCTTGCGTCGGGTGAAGCTCGGTGGAAAAGTGGCCTGCGGGAGGCATTACTTCTAACTCCTCGCCAGCACACAAGTCGCTCATTGCCAAGGATGAAAACCGCCCTTCTGGCACTTTCTTGATGGCCACCTGCCATTCTTCATCCAGCGGGCTGCTGCAAATGGAGTAGGAGCGCCGCAGCTCCTGGCCCTCGTGCTGGCGGCGGAAAGTGAGGTACTGCCCAGGCGTAAACCGAAAGGTGTCGCGCAGCTCGGTTGGTACGTCGAGGGCTAGAGTCACGCAATCAGGCGTTTCCTTCGCAATACGTTTGATCTTGAGCTTGTAAAAGCGGCTCATGCGTGTGGTTTAGCTAGGCCATTCAGCAGAATGGTCATGATGTTTTCTTCCAGCTCCTCGGGCGAAACGCCGCGGCCGGGGTGGTACCACAGCTCCACCCAGCGTACCGCCGACAAAATAGTGAACAACGCCACCGACACGTTCACCGGCTGGAACTCGCCCGCCGCAATGCCCTGCTCAATCAGCGCCGCAAAGCCGCGCTCGTAGCGCTTGCGGGCTTCCTTGAACTCAGCGAGCTTGCTGCCAGTCAGGTACTTCCAATCGTTGTTGCCGACCGACACAGCGGCGCCATCTTCCACCATCAGCCGAATGTGCAGCCGAATTAAGGCCTTGATCTTATCGACATAAGAAGCCTCCGTGTTTTCAATCTCCGTTAAGTGCGAGATGTAGGTATCGGACACGTAGAAGCAGATCGTCTCCAGAATTTCGTCTTTGGAGTTGATGTGGTTGTACATGCTGGCAGCCTCCATGCCTACCTGCGCCCCTAGGTCACGCATAGACGTTCCGGCGAAACCTCTTTCCTTGAACAGCTTAGCGGCCTCATCCAGAATGAGTTGGCGTTTGTTCGTCTTAACCTTTTTGATCATCATAGCGGAGTTGCGCACCTACGCTTCGCTTCAGGGCCGAAAGCAGCACTACCTCGCCAAAGTGCCTAGCAACGTAGCGGCGTGCTCAAAGCAAGCAGCGAAAGAAAAGCTAAATGTATTGGGCTTTTACGGTACTAACAAACATTCGTTATTAGCAACTGAGTTGCACCTAAACCATAAAAAGCCTAGCAAGCCCGTAGCGCGCATATTTGCTGCGCTTAGCTGTAACTGAGCATCTTACCGCCTCGCTAGCTCAGCTATTATCAACTTTTTTCTATTAAACGCGAGTTATTACTAGTGGAAAAGGGGCAATTGTGAAATAAATGCAATTAATTTGCTGTAAAATATAAATATAGGCAAACGGATGTTGCACCAAACGAAGCAAATGGGTTTTCGTTTTACGTGTTGCTCGCCCTACTTGACTTAGGTAACCGGAGGCGCGACCTCCAGCCTAACGCCCACGCCTATGCTCAGTAGCCTAGCTTCCTTGTGTGTGGAAACGCTAGAACGAAGCTAGGTCGAGGTAAGAGGAGATAAATACGTCCATTTGCTTATCCATAAAATGAGCGAATCAACTTACAATATGAAAAATATACTAGCCATCGGACTGACGATAGTTGCGTGGCTACTAGCGGCTCACCTAGTGCAGCAGCTATCGATGATGTGGTTTGGGTGGGTGTTGGCTGGGCGGCATGGCATGGCCTTTTGGGGACGGTTCTTTGTGCTAATCGTGCCGCATGCGCTGGCTTTCTTTTCCACCGCTTTCATCTCTTTAGCCGTTGCCGTCGCTAGCCCCGATTCTCGTAAAACGCTTCAGATCTTGTGCTTGCTGAACTTTGTGTTCATGCTCAAGTGCCTGTTCATCGACCCGAAAAGCTGGCATACTTGGCTGGCCATGGGCTCTTTCCTAGCCGCCACGGTTACGTGCGCGGGCTTGTTGCAGGTAGTAACACCCAACAGGGAGCACTCAGAGTCGTAAAAGCACGCTGCCACAAAAAGCTAGCTCCACAAAAAAGCCGCCCGATACTACTGTGTCAGGCGGCTTGCTTGCCTGTTCATAACAGGCTGTAATAGAATTTTTGCCCAGCATAAGCAGCCGTTAGGCATGCTGCATGTTCTTGTTGATTTTGTAGCCGCTTAGGCCGAAGTACAGCACCACCACAAAGCACACTAGCGGTACCACGTAGCCGGCCTGCGTGGCGTCGCCCTGCATGTCGATGACGGTGCCCATGATGTAGGGGATGATGGCGCCGCCCACAATCGACATTACCAGCCACGAGGAGCCGGGCTTGGTGTCGTCGCCCAGGCCAGCAATGCCGAGCGAGAAGATAGTGGGGAACATGATGGACATGAAGAAACCGAGGCCGCCGAGGGCGTAAATCACGTAAGCGCCGTCGCCAAATACTGCCACGGCGCACAGCAAAATGGCCGCCACCGCGTAGATGGAAAGTAACTTCTGCGACGAAACGTACTTGAGCAGCGCCGTACCCACGAAGCGCCCAGCCATAAACAGCAGGCCATAGACACCTAGGTAGTAGCCAGCGGTTTTCTCGTCGACGCTCGCGCCCTGCTTGGCCATGCGAATGAAGAAGCTCGTGACGCATACCTGCGCCCCTACGTAGAAGAACTGCGCAATGACGCCCCAGAGCAAGTGCTTGTGTTTCAGCACCGCGAAGAAGCCGCCACCCTGCGAAGGCTCCTGTTCTTCGGCTTTCACTTCGGGGAGCGAGATGAAGTAAAACAGCACCGCTACTAGCAGCAAAATACAACCTAGCACGAAGTACGGCATCTTCACGGCCGCGGCTTCCTGGGTCAGGTAGGCATTGCGAGCCGTTTCCGACATGGCCGCTAGCGCCTGCTCACTGTACTCCTTGCCCGATAGAATCAGGTTGGTGCCGATGATGGGCGCAACCATGGCAGCTAGGCCGTTGAACGAAGCCGCTAGGTTTAGGCGCTGGGTTGATTTAGCCGGGTCGCCGAGAATGGCGGCGTATGGGTTGGCCGTGGTTTCCAGGATGGTAAGGCCGCAACCAATGATGAACAGAGCCAGCAAGAACAAGCCATACGAACGCGCACTAGCCGCGGGCAAAAACAAGAACGCGCCCGCCGCAAACGTCACTAACCCCACAATGATGCTGACTTTGTAGCCTAGCCTCTTGAGCAGCACGCCCGCCGGAATAGCCATCAGGAAGTACGCCAAGAAAACCGCCGTATCCACCAGCGTCGACTGCCGGTTGTTCAATTGGCACGCCTTTTTGAGGTGCGGAATCAGGATGGAGTCGAGGTTGTGGGCCATGCCCCACAGGAAGAAAAGGCACGTGACCAGAATAAACGGGAACGTGTAATTCCGGCGGCCGGTGCCCTCGGCAATTGTCGCCGTGGGTGCTGAGTTCGTTGCAATTGCCATTAGCTAGTGGGTTTTGGGGTTAGGAACGTAGTTTCACCACGAGCAGATGGTCGCAAGCTAGCACCACTTCGCCGTGTTCGTTGAGCACCTCCACGTGCTCAGTAACGGTGCCGTAGCCTGGCTTCTTGCCTTCTTCCTTGTTTGAAATCGTGACTTCAGAGTGGATAGTGTTGCCAATGAATACCGGCTTCACAAAACGCAGTCGGTCGTAGCCCTTGGAAAAAGCCTCGGGGTTAATCTCGGAAGCCGTCAGGCCGATGCCGATGCTGAAGATCATGGTGCCGTGAGCAATGCGCTGCTGGAAAGGCTGAGTCTTGCACCACTCGGCGTCCATATGGTGCGGGAAGAAGTCGCCGGTGTGGCCGGCGTGCACCACAAAGTCGGTTTCGGTGATGGTGCGACCTAGGGTCACCCGTTTGTCGCCGAGCTGATAATCTTCGAAGAAGGTGGATTTGAAATACATGCAATACTTATCGGTTGATAATTGTTAGCGCATGTCATGCTGAGCTTGCCGAAGTATCTTGCGTGCAGGAGTACCTCCCTTTGCTAGGACTACTATTGCACGCGAGATGCTTCGGCAAGCTCAGCATGACGGTCTGCTAGTTGGTTGTGGTAAGCTGATCAGCCACGACTACGCCGCCTTGGTCACTTGAAATATAGGCGCTTTCTACCACAGCCATGGTTTTGATGACGTCTTCCACGCTGGTGGGCAGCACACCGATTTCGCCCTGCTTGTATTGCATGAGGCTGCCCATCGTACCCATGAAAGCATCGGGGAACCAGGAGCCTTCTAGCTCCGCGGTGTGCCAGGTGGGGGCTTGTCCTTCTTCCATAATGCAGTACTCGAACTTATCGGGCACGCCGTGCGGGTAATCCATTAGCAAGCCCATTCTAGCTTTGATGACGCCCTTCGTGCCTTCCCACTTGATAAAGCTCTCCTGGTTTTCAGGGCCGAAGGAGTGGTCATGGTTAGTATTGATGACGGCGTGCATCGTGTCGCCATAGTCAAACAGGATGGTGGAGCGAGAGGAAGACAAGGACTTAGCCGGGTGCTTCAAGGTTTTGGCCATCACGCTGTGCGGCTCACCTAGGAACGACCGAATCAGGTCGATGTAGTGAATGCTGTGGTACTGAATTTCCAGGCGCGGATGCACCATCACGTGCGGAAACAGCTCCCAAGGCGTTTGCAGCGTCACGCGCACTTCCAGGTCGTACAACTCGCCAAGCAGCCCTTGCGCGAGCATGGAGCGGGCGGCGCTCACGTAGGGCGCGAAACGCAGTTGACAGTTGATGGCGGCAGCTAGGTTTTTGCGCCGGCAAACTTCCAGTATCTCTTTGCTCTGCCAGAAGTAGTCGCCCATGGGCTTCTGAATCAGTACGCCGCAGCCATCGGGCAACTGGTTCAGGGTCTCGACAAACTGCTCGGGCATGATGGTGATATCGTACACGGCATCTTTCGGCGCGTGCGCTACGGCATCAGCTACATTGTCATACACGTGCGGAATGCCCCACTCGGCAGCTAGCTTCTCGGCGCGTGCTCGGGTGCGGTTGGTGATGCCCACGACTTCGAAGCCGGCCTTTTTATAAGCGGGCAAGTGCGCGTCGCCTACGATGCCACCCGCTCCTATAATCACGATGGGCAGCGGATTTTTGGGCAGTACTGGCTTGTACTGGATGGGGGTGCCGTTTATCTCAAACATGCTCAAACGAATTAATTTTTGATTGACCTGCGGCTAGCAGCTGTTCTATATCTTGGTCGGTGCCAATGGCTTGCAGCACTACTTCATCAATGATGCTGGCGATTTTCGCCCATGTGCTTTTCTGCGGCAGGCTCTCGGCTTGCTCGTGCAGCATGGCTAGCTTGTGGTAGTAAGGCACCGTGGCGCTTACCTCGGCATCGTGCCACGTCGAGAGACGGCAACCAATGCCGCCTTCCAAAGTCAGCAGCTTGTCGTTCTGTGGGTTGACGGCGAAGCAGATAAAGTCGTAAGCCGTTTGCTTGTGTTGGCTGCCGGCGCCAATGGCGTACAGCCAATACACGTTCAAAGAGCAAGGCTTGCCGCCTTGGCCTTGCGGAATGGTGGTAATATCTACCTTGCCTTTCACGGCCGAGCTTTCATCCACTTCGCACATGGAAGCAAAGCCAAACCAGTTGATCATCATGGCTGCTTCGCCCCGCATGAAAGCCATGCCCGCCTGCACCGACTCGTAGGTGTCGGAGCTAGGGTGAATGGCTTCTTTGTCGCGCAGCAGGTTGCGGTAGAAAGCTAGGCCAGCCTTAGCTTCCGGTGTGTTGATCTGCACGCGGCCTTGCTCGTCCACCAGCTTGCCGCCTCTTGACCAAAGCTGTAAGCAGAAGTCGAACACCGTATTATGGCCGTCCGGGTAGGCGGCCACGATGGTGCCGTAGAGGTGTTGCTCGGGGCGGTGGAAGAAACGAACGACGGTGTGGAAGTCCTCCCAGGTTTGAGGCGGCTGCAAGGGCTTGCCGTGCTGGCGCTGAAACTCAGCTTGCTCAGCAGGGTCTTCAAACAGATCCTTGCGGTAGATCAGGCACTCGGGGCCGTCGTGGAAAGGCAGCCCCGCCACATCGTCGCCGTATTGCTGCATGCCTAGCAGTGACTGGCTCCACCCTTGGGGGAAGTCGGTGGGCGGGTTTTCGGCTAAGTACGGCGCTAGGTTTTCGAGGGCGCCAGCTGTATAAGCTTCTAAGAGCCAATCGGTATTGATGTGGGCCACATCCCAATCGCCCTTGAGCAAGCCTTCGTCAGTGAGCAGACTTTGATGGAGTGGGTGCAAGTCCATGGACACCATCTCGGCCTGTAGCTGGCAGCCCGTGTGCTCGCAAAAGCTAGCCCACAGCTTCTCCATCGCACTTTCAAACGGGCCGAACTTGCGCACCGCAATGCGGAAAGGCTGGGTGTCAGGCGTCATGACGAGCGGCTTTTAGGTTCGCTATTTCCTGAAGCAGCGCTTCGTTGTCTTGACCTAGCTTGGGCGAGCCTTTCGGGGAGGTAAGCAGCTCGCCATCAATGCGCACGGGGCAGCGGGTGGTCTGGTATTGGTAGCCGTCGGTCATGGTCACGTGTTGCAGCATGTCGAGGGCTTTGAAGCCGTCGTGCTGCATGAGCTTGTCCCAGGTCAGCACATCGGCGCACCAGATATCGGCGGGTTCCAGGATGGCTAGCCACTGCTCGGTGGTGCCGGTGCGCAGGTGTTCGGCTAGGGTAGCTTTTATTTCGTCGCGCTTGGAAAAGGCCTCACTTACTTCGGTGTAGGCTAGGAGCGGTTCGCAGCTCAGAAGCTTGCCAAGCACCGGGATGGAGCCCATGGCTAAGGCTAGGTAGCCGTTGCTGGTTTGGTAAATGCCGTAGGGCGCCCCGAGGTAGGCGTGGGCATTGTTGCTTTCCGTGCGCTCGGGCAGCACGCCGCCATCGTTGTAGAAAGTGGTGATAGTTTCAAACTGAAAGTCAAACGCTGATTCGAGCATGCTCACCTGCACCAAGCCGCCTTCCCCTCGCACGCTACGACGCACCAGGCACGCCAGCAGTCCTTGCGCTAATTGGGCACCAGCCAGCATATCCACAATGGAAAGGCCCATTGGGACGGGACCATGGCTGGCATTCCCGCTGAGCCACGTCAGGCCCGAAAACGACTGTAGCAGCAGGTCTTGGCCTGGTTTGTCGCGCCACGGGCCTTCGGTGCCGTAGCCGGAGATTTCGCCGTACACCACGCTGGGGTTCAGCTGCTTTACGCTGGCGTAGTCGAAGCCTAGGCGCTCCATCACGCCGGGGCGGTAGTTGTGCATCACTACGTCGGCTTGGCGCACGAGCTCGGTGATGTACTCCCGATCTTGGCTGTTTTTCAGGTCGGCGGCAAAGCTTTCCTTGTTGCGATTGATGGCATGAAACACCGACGACTCGCCATTCATGATGACGTTGGAGGTGTACAGGTGCCGGCAAATGTCGCCCGTCTCGGGGCGCTCAATCTTGATGACCCTAGCTCCAAAATCAGCCAGCCGCAAACTGGCAGACGGGCCGGAAAGGAACTGGCTAAAATCAACGACTAAATAATCTTCGAGTGGTTTCATCGGTTAGTGGTCGGCCAGGTTAAACTCCTCGTTGATGCGCTTCGTGTCCACGCCGGGCCTGGGAGCGGCCTTGTCGGAGTACAGCTTTTGCCCGTCGATGCGGATGGGGCAGCGAGTGGTGGCTAGGTCGTGGCCGTCGGGCAGCTTCACGTGCTGCTGCATGCCGATAGCCTGGTAGCCAGGGGTTTGAGTCGCTTGCTGGTAGTTCAGTACTTCGGCGCACCAAATGTCTTGGGGCTCCAAGATGGCGAGCCACTCTTTGGTCGCCTTGGTTTGGAGCTTGTCGGTAAGCAACGCCGCTATGTCGTCGCGGTACTCAAACCAGGAGCTAGGGCTAGGATATGCATCCAAGATGCCGCAACCTAGGCTCGCGTCAAGCTTGGGGAGGTTGCCCATGGCTAGGGCTAGGTAGCCGTCTTGGGTCGGGTACACGCCGTAGGGCGCGCTGAGGTAAGCGTGGGCTGTGCCGCGGGCGCCACTGCGCGAGGGCAGTTGGCCGCCGTCGTTCAGGTACGTCGTGATAACCTCGAACTGCATGTCGAGCACCGATTCCAGTAAACTCACTTCCACCAGCACGCTCTGCTTGGTTTTGGCCCGCTTGAGCAGCGCCGCCAGCAAGCCTTGCGTGAAGTGCGACCCACAGATGATATCCGCCACGGCAATGCCAAACGGCACCGGCCCGTCGTTCTTAGTGCCCGACAAATACGTGAGGCCTGACAACGACTGGATCAGCAGATCCTGCCCCGGCTTCGCGGCCCATGGTCCTTTGTTGCCGTAGCCCGTCACGATGCCGTACACAATGCGCGGGTTGATGCCGCGCACCGATTCATAATCCAGCCCGATTTTCTCCATGATGCCCGGCCGGAAGTTGTGGGTCATGATGTCGGCCTGGGCTACCAGCTTGCGCACACGGGCTAGGTCCTCGGGGTCTTTCAGGTCGGCGGCGTACGACTCCTTGTTGCGGTTGATAGTGTGAAATACCAGGCTGTCCCCGTCAATAAAGAGGTTCTTAATCGCAATCTGCCGCCCTGCTTCGCCCTTGCCGGGGCGCTCAATTTTGATAACCCTGGCCCCTAAGTCGGCTAGCCGCAAGCCTGCTGAGGGAGCTGCCAGAAACTGCGCAAACTCTACTACCAGAATACCTTCTAATGGCTTCATTTGCTTACTCTTTGGTTCGGGATTCACGGTAGAGGTCGTTCAGTTGCTTCAGCAGCGTGGCTTCGTCGCCGCCGTTCATTAGATACTGGCGCACTGGCTCACCGGCGTGGTCCTGGAAGAACATGTGGCCGTGGTACCTAGGTCGGAGGAAAGCGCGTTGCAAGGACGGCAGCGTGGAAGCGAAGTAATTGCTGCTCTGGCTATTCACGTACTCATCTTGCCAGGCGCTGAGGTGGCCCGGTTGGCCGCCGTTGTCGAAGTACAACGTCTGTTGGCAAGTGGGCGAGGCCACGAACTCGGCGTATTGCGCGGCTTCTTGCACGTGCTGGCACTTGGCCGAAATAGCTAGGCCAGTGCCGCCCAATGTGCTGCGCAGGCGCGACTCGCCGTTGAGCGTAATCATGTCGTGGAAGTGCAGCAGCTTGCGGGCGTAGCCGCGGCGCGAGTAGTTGGAGTAGCCGTAGGCAAAGGGGCAATACGCAATATCGTCGGTCAGCGTCATGGCCTCGTACACCTGAATGGGGTTGCGGTGGAAGCACGCCGGATCGACGCGGCTAGCAAGCTGGCGGAAAAGCTGCAACGCCTGAATACCAACGTGTTCACTCACGACTACCTCTTCCTGCTGACACGGATCTTCCCCCAAAGACGAGCAGAACATGTAGAAGCTCATCAGCGTGTCAATCGGAATGAGTGAGAAGGCTACCAGCTTGCGGTCGGCGAGAGCGAGCAGGTCTTCGTAGGTTTCAGGGAGCTGAAGGCCATGCTCGGCTAGCAAGTCGGGGCGGCTGGAAGCTACCGGCGTGGCGGCATCAATAGCTAGGGCCCATTGGTGACCATTGAAAGAATAACTCTCGAAGGAATGCCCCACCGTGTTTTGCGCCTGATCGGCCAGGAACTCCGCCGACAGGTGCTCATCCAAGGGTAAGATAGATTGCGTACGCGCCGCAAAACCTGCCCACGGATGGTCAATCACGAGCAGATCGTAGCGCTCGGCGAGCTGCTGAATGGACATATCGGCGAACTGCTGCAAGGAGCGTTTCTCCCACGTGATATCCACATTCGGGTGCAATTCGCTGAAGCGCTGCGCGGTAGCCGTCATCGGCACGAAGCCGCGGCTATGATTCCAGGTAATTCCTTTTAATACGATTCTCTCGGCGGCCATTTTAGTTTGTTTTCAAGCGGAGTAGGGGGGTGGAGTGATGTGTATTTTGTCATCCCGAGCACAGCGAGGAATCTGGATTAGCCTCCTATGTTTGTTATCCAGATTCCCCGCTGTGCTCGGGATGACAAATGAACTAGTTAGTGCTAACCACAAAATGGTAAGTACCAGCGCTAGCACTAATCCGTGCTTTGCCTCGCTCTATACCTAGCAGTTTCAAGTCTTGGTGCTGCGCTAAGGGCTGGGTCCCTTCCACGATTTTGGAAGAAGCCATGGCAGGCAAATAGATGGTGGCCGTGGTGTTAGCCGGGATAGTCGCCGTTAGCTCGAACGTGTTGCCAATTTTCTTCCAATTACTGATAATCAAGCCGTAGGGCGAGTGGTAGCTGGCTTTGGCTGCCGTGACATCACCCACCGGCTCGGGCCGAATGTCGATCTTGTTGAAGGCCACGCCATCTTTCGCGGGGCGGATACCTGCTAGGCCGCCGTAGAGCCACTCCATCAGGTGGCCGAGCATGAAGTGGTTGTTGGATACCGTTGGCAAGGCCGCCCACGATTCAGTCAGGGCGGTGGCGCCTTTGGCGAGTTGGTAGCCATAGCCGGGCACGTCGGAGCGGCTGTTCATGTCGAAGATGACGTCGGAGCGGCCTTCCTCGTCGAGCACTTGCAGCAGGTAGCGGTAGCCGATGTCGCCAGCCGTGAGGCTGTTGTTGCGGCTGCGAATGTCTTTCACAATGTTCTCGATTACCGCCGCCTTATCCTGGGGCTCTACGAGCTTCATATACACGGCCATGGCGTTGGCAGCTTGGCTGCCGGTGGCGTACTGTTTCGTGTCTTTGTTGAAGAACTTGGCGTTGAAAGCGGTTTTCACTTCGGCCGCTAGCTGGTCGTAGCTAGCAGCATCTTGGGGCTTGCCGAGTAGGCGCGCAATTTTGCTCAGCAGCGTCAGGTCGTAGTAGTACATGGCCGTGCCGGTCACGCCCATCGGCGTGAGCTGCGACACACCTGGCGGCTTGGGACCTAGGTCGTACCAGTCACCCAGGCCCTGAGACAAGATATGGCCGTTGGCTTTGGTGCCGAGGTAGGCAATGTAGCGCTGCATGGTGGGATAGCTAGCGGCGAGCGTCTGCCGGTCGCCGTACCACTGGTAGAGGTACCAGGGCGTGATGATGCTGGTGCTGCCCCACTCGGGCGAGTCGCGGAACATGTCGCCACCCCACTCAAACTTGACGTACTCGGGCGCAATTTCCGGTACGAGGCCGTTGGACAGTTGCGAGCTGCGGATGTCCTGTAGCACCTTCCGAGTCAGATCGGGTACATCGTAGTTGTAGAGCACCGAGCTGAGCATCAGGTGCGTTTGTTCGAGCCAGCCGAGCTTTTCGCGGTGGGGGCAATCAGTGAAGGTGCTCACCATATTGCTCTTGATAGCCCAGTCGATGAGCGTATGGGTGTGGTTGAATAACTCGTTGGAGCAGGCAAACTCGCCCGCACGCTCAGCGGCGTTACGGATGTGCAAACCTTTGAGCGCTACTAGCTGAGGTGCATTCTGTGGGTTGGCTTCGCCTTGTGGCACGCCGCCTTTCACTTGCAGATAGCGAAAGCCGTAGTAAGAGAAGCGAGGCTGCCAGGTTTCGGTGCCTTCGCCTTTCAGAATGTACTGGAAGTAATAAGGGCTGCCCGCGTTTTTCTGGTTGATAGTACCGTCTTCCTTCAGCAACTCGGCGGGCCATATGCGGACTGTGTCGCCCTTGTGGCCTTTCACTTGGAGTTGCACGATCCCCGAAGCATTCTGACCTAGGTCGTACACCCAAGTACCCGCTACGGGCTGCGTAGTCTTCTTCGGCGCGAAGTTCTCAAACACCTTCAGCGGCTCTTGTAGCTGGCTCGTTAGGCGCGGCGGACCGTCTACCAGCAACACGGGTTTCCAATTACCTTTCGGTTCCTGGAAGCTAGGGGTGTCCCAGCCGGGTTGTTCGAGCGTGGCGTTGTAATCTTCGCCGCCGTAGATGCTGGAAAACGTGATAGGGCTAGGTGCCGTGCGCCAAGACTGGTCGCTGAGAATGTTCTGCGTAGTGCCATCGGCGTACTCTACCAGCAGACGGCAGATCATCTTGGGGTAGCCAAACGCCACCTTCAGCTTGCGGTAGCGTCCCTTCACCGGCGGCACGTAGTAGAAGCCGTTGCCGAGCATCACGCCCAACGAATTCGGGCCCGCCTTCAGGCGCTCGGTGAGGTCGAAGGTCACATACTGGGCTTCTTGGTCGTACTTGGTCCAGCCGGCGTCGAGAAAATGCTCGCCTACTTTCTGCCCGTTCAGGCTCAGCTCAAAGTGACCTAGGCCGGAAACGAAGATGGTAGCTTTCTTGATGTTTTTCTTGAGTGTGAAGCTCTTGCGCAGCAGCGGCAGCGTATTGCTACCATAATAGCGGTCCTTTTTGCCGTCGGTGGGCAGAACGTTTTTGCTCGAATCAGGGAGCTGCTCGTAGGCGATCCAGCGGGCGCCTTTCCAGTCGGCTTTTGCGGGTAAGCCCATCTGCCACTTGGCCGAAGAACTCCACGCCGAAGCGGTGTTCTGGTTGTCCCAAGCCATTACCTTCCAGTAGTAATTCTTGGTGGGCTGCAGGGGCTTGCCGGCGTAAGCTACCTGAATAGAAGCACCGGAATTGACCTTCTTCGAATCCCAGACGTTGCCCGTGTTGGCTTTGAGCAGCTCGGGCGTATCGGCCACCAAGATACGGTAAGCCAGCTGCTTAGCTCCGCGTCGGTCGGTATTCAGTTGCCAACCTAGCCTCGGCACCGTTACCTCTATGCCCTTCGGATCTGCTTTGTACTCGCAGGTAAGCTTTTTAAGAACAAGCTGTTGGGCAGAAGCTAAATAGGTGCTTAGCACAAGGATTAGCAAGAATAGCCTAGGCATAGGTAGTTGGCGGGAATCACGGTGGCAGGGGCCACCGCGTAGCGGAGGATCAGGATATGCTAACAGGCACTAGAGAAGGGCAATATCTTCCGCTGAGTGCGCATAACTCTTATGCACTTTCCTGTTTTGGCCGAGCTTACCGAAAACTAACCGTGAGTGCTGGTGCTTCTTTCGCCAACGGCCAACAAAAAAGGCTCCTCGCAGGAGGAGCCTTTTTGACAAAGTGGGTTTAGTTACGGCATCACCTCGAACACCAGAAACTGAGATATCTGGCTGTTGCTGAAGTTGTCGTCGGCTACCAGTACCAACGAGCGGTGCCCGTTGGAGAGTTTCGGGCCGAACGTAAAGCCTTCGATATTATCGACCCGGTTGATGCCAGTGGTGGCTACGTCGAGCACGAGGCGCTTGCTCACGGTGGTGTAATCGGAGCCTTG
This Hymenobacter sp. GOD-10R DNA region includes the following protein-coding sequences:
- a CDS encoding TetR/AcrR family transcriptional regulator: MMIKKVKTNKRQLILDEAAKLFKERGFAGTSMRDLGAQVGMEAASMYNHINSKDEILETICFYVSDTYISHLTEIENTEASYVDKIKALIRLHIRLMVEDGAAVSVGNNDWKYLTGSKLAEFKEARKRYERGFAALIEQGIAAGEFQPVNVSVALFTILSAVRWVELWYHPGRGVSPEELEENIMTILLNGLAKPHA
- the fucP gene encoding L-fucose:H+ symporter permease codes for the protein MAIATNSAPTATIAEGTGRRNYTFPFILVTCLFFLWGMAHNLDSILIPHLKKACQLNNRQSTLVDTAVFLAYFLMAIPAGVLLKRLGYKVSIIVGLVTFAAGAFLFLPAASARSYGLFLLALFIIGCGLTILETTANPYAAILGDPAKSTQRLNLAASFNGLAAMVAPIIGTNLILSGKEYSEQALAAMSETARNAYLTQEAAAVKMPYFVLGCILLLVAVLFYFISLPEVKAEEQEPSQGGGFFAVLKHKHLLWGVIAQFFYVGAQVCVTSFFIRMAKQGASVDEKTAGYYLGVYGLLFMAGRFVGTALLKYVSSQKLLSIYAVAAILLCAVAVFGDGAYVIYALGGLGFFMSIMFPTIFSLGIAGLGDDTKPGSSWLVMSIVGGAIIPYIMGTVIDMQGDATQAGYVVPLVCFVVVLYFGLSGYKINKNMQHA
- a CDS encoding MaoC/PaaZ C-terminal domain-containing protein, which produces MYFKSTFFEDYQLGDKRVTLGRTITETDFVVHAGHTGDFFPHHMDAEWCKTQPFQQRIAHGTMIFSIGIGLTASEINPEAFSKGYDRLRFVKPVFIGNTIHSEVTISNKEEGKKPGYGTVTEHVEVLNEHGEVVLACDHLLVVKLRS
- a CDS encoding Gfo/Idh/MocA family oxidoreductase, with the translated sequence MFEINGTPIQYKPVLPKNPLPIVIIGAGGIVGDAHLPAYKKAGFEVVGITNRTRARAEKLAAEWGIPHVYDNVADAVAHAPKDAVYDITIMPEQFVETLNQLPDGCGVLIQKPMGDYFWQSKEILEVCRRKNLAAAINCQLRFAPYVSAARSMLAQGLLGELYDLEVRVTLQTPWELFPHVMVHPRLEIQYHSIHYIDLIRSFLGEPHSVMAKTLKHPAKSLSSSRSTILFDYGDTMHAVINTNHDHSFGPENQESFIKWEGTKGVIKARMGLLMDYPHGVPDKFEYCIMEEGQAPTWHTAELEGSWFPDAFMGTMGSLMQYKQGEIGVLPTSVEDVIKTMAVVESAYISSDQGGVVVADQLTTTN
- a CDS encoding extracellular solute-binding protein; this encodes MTPDTQPFRIAVRKFGPFESAMEKLWASFCEHTGCQLQAEMVSMDLHPLHQSLLTDEGLLKGDWDVAHINTDWLLEAYTAGALENLAPYLAENPPTDFPQGWSQSLLGMQQYGDDVAGLPFHDGPECLIYRKDLFEDPAEQAEFQRQHGKPLQPPQTWEDFHTVVRFFHRPEQHLYGTIVAAYPDGHNTVFDFCLQLWSRGGKLVDEQGRVQINTPEAKAGLAFYRNLLRDKEAIHPSSDTYESVQAGMAFMRGEAAMMINWFGFASMCEVDESSAVKGKVDITTIPQGQGGKPCSLNVYWLYAIGAGSQHKQTAYDFICFAVNPQNDKLLTLEGGIGCRLSTWHDAEVSATVPYYHKLAMLHEQAESLPQKSTWAKIASIIDEVVLQAIGTDQDIEQLLAAGQSKINSFEHV
- a CDS encoding CaiB/BaiF CoA-transferase family protein gives rise to the protein MKPLEDYLVVDFSQFLSGPSASLRLADFGARVIKIERPETGDICRHLYTSNVIMNGESSVFHAINRNKESFAADLKNSQDREYITELVRQADVVMHNYRPGVMERLGFDYASVKQLNPSVVYGEISGYGTEGPWRDKPGQDLLLQSFSGLTWLSGNASHGPVPMGLSIVDMLAGAQLAQGLLACLVRRSVRGEGGLVQVSMLESAFDFQFETITTFYNDGGVLPERTESNNAHAYLGAPYGIYQTSNGYLALAMGSIPVLGKLLSCEPLLAYTEVSEAFSKRDEIKATLAEHLRTGTTEQWLAILEPADIWCADVLTWDKLMQHDGFKALDMLQHVTMTDGYQYQTTRCPVRIDGELLTSPKGSPKLGQDNEALLQEIANLKAARHDA
- a CDS encoding CaiB/BaiF CoA-transferase family protein; this encodes MKPLEGILVVEFAQFLAAPSAGLRLADLGARVIKIERPGKGEAGRQIAIKNLFIDGDSLVFHTINRNKESYAADLKDPEDLARVRKLVAQADIMTHNFRPGIMEKIGLDYESVRGINPRIVYGIVTGYGNKGPWAAKPGQDLLIQSLSGLTYLSGTKNDGPVPFGIAVADIICGSHFTQGLLAALLKRAKTKQSVLVEVSLLESVLDMQFEVITTYLNDGGQLPSRSGARGTAHAYLSAPYGVYPTQDGYLALAMGNLPKLDASLGCGILDAYPSPSSWFEYRDDIAALLTDKLQTKATKEWLAILEPQDIWCAEVLNYQQATQTPGYQAIGMQQHVKLPDGHDLATTRCPIRIDGQKLYSDKAAPRPGVDTKRINEEFNLADH